One region of Bacteroidota bacterium genomic DNA includes:
- a CDS encoding phage tail protein — MSFKAKFTVDGKDYRVFHCSYSLQQDVDKTGRPSSEVRGGTIQLEVESTEDAGLAAWMMDAFKHKDGKITFFKRDSEQKMKEVSFKNGYIVNYSETFTNMGDNPMSQHFVISAKELKVGDAEHKNEWPI, encoded by the coding sequence ATGTCATTCAAAGCCAAATTCACAGTAGACGGTAAAGATTATCGTGTATTTCATTGCTCTTATTCCTTGCAACAGGATGTAGACAAAACCGGTCGTCCTTCTTCAGAAGTTCGTGGCGGAACCATCCAGCTGGAAGTTGAATCCACAGAAGATGCAGGCCTTGCAGCCTGGATGATGGATGCTTTCAAACACAAAGACGGAAAGATTACTTTTTTCAAACGCGACAGCGAACAGAAAATGAAAGAAGTTTCCTTCAAAAACGGTTACATCGTAAATTACTCTGAGACATTCACCAACATGGGTGATAATCCAATGAGTCAGCACTTTGTAATCTCCGCGAAAGAACTCAAGGTTGGCGACGCGGAACACAAAAACGAATGGCCGATCTGA
- a CDS encoding phage tail protein has translation MSFKAKFTVDGKDYRVFHCSYSLQQDVDKTGRPSSEVRGGTVQLELESTDSSAHAAWMMDAFKHKDGTITFYKRDSEQKMKEISFKNGYLVSYTEAFTNHGENPMSEHLVISAKDLKVADAEHKNEWPI, from the coding sequence ATGTCATTCAAAGCAAAATTCACAGTAGACGGTAAAGATTACCGCGTATTTCATTGCTCTTATTCATTGCAACAGGATGTTGACAAAACCGGTCGCCCTTCTTCAGAAGTTCGCGGTGGTACTGTTCAACTGGAACTTGAATCCACAGACAGTTCAGCGCACGCTGCCTGGATGATGGATGCGTTTAAACACAAAGATGGTACGATCACTTTCTACAAACGCGACAGCGAACAAAAAATGAAAGAGATCAGTTTTAAAAACGGCTACCTTGTTTCTTACACTGAAGCTTTCACGAATCACGGAGAAAACCCGATGAGCGAACACCTGGTGATCTCTGCTAAAGATCTCAAAGTTGCTGATGCGGAACACAAAAACGAATGGCCAATCTGA
- a CDS encoding DUF5458 family protein, which yields MEESQQQQQSQGQAKERERVANPAQVLEESSNKLAKFGGFDILEAVIDGVQNMNPERKARKKIFLTESDKKQERESIKKSLQLWADLLQNSDNISAAVDQAQQKSDSAAALLKKNLLKSVEATRDLERSYRSVALFYKNTESDKLKNVTIMNADPEQLKDLDNPRFIDAVNGELKANYDRLDLRDNYSILLLPGYLGSNKVVEKWAKLAHENKVMLVTDFQHLDNPDDVMELFESANLTGGDVYRSNVMMACNWLVGRGKFQDVGEDEDLYVPPSGALAGKMYTTLMSQVTAGKKHGGMNEVDGVAFDLKKSEIANLEKLGLVPMVNEYGKVMAFSAKTLFNGDNLGLQTYSVVRVFDYITKVLIDFLNRRAFENWNSKAEKDLRSQIIKFLDSVTGPDKLIESFKIMRFEQDPQQKDRIYLDIHMTPYFPAKNFMIKMDGQKGDDPNSAEWTAKYDKA from the coding sequence ATGGAAGAATCACAACAACAACAGCAATCACAGGGCCAGGCGAAAGAAAGAGAACGCGTAGCGAACCCGGCACAAGTCCTTGAAGAAAGCTCTAATAAACTGGCCAAATTCGGTGGATTTGATATACTCGAAGCAGTCATTGACGGAGTTCAGAACATGAACCCCGAACGGAAAGCAAGGAAAAAAATCTTCCTTACTGAATCCGACAAAAAACAAGAGCGCGAATCCATTAAAAAATCACTACAACTTTGGGCTGACTTGCTCCAAAACAGTGATAATATTTCCGCTGCAGTTGATCAGGCTCAGCAGAAATCCGATTCCGCTGCAGCTCTTTTGAAGAAAAACCTTCTCAAATCGGTTGAAGCAACGCGTGATCTTGAACGTTCCTATCGCTCAGTCGCATTATTTTATAAGAATACAGAGAGTGACAAATTGAAAAATGTCACGATCATGAATGCCGATCCGGAGCAACTGAAAGACCTTGACAATCCACGTTTCATCGATGCTGTCAATGGAGAATTAAAAGCGAATTACGACCGTCTGGATTTGCGTGACAACTACTCTATTTTGTTGTTACCCGGTTACCTGGGCTCAAATAAAGTGGTTGAAAAATGGGCGAAACTTGCCCATGAAAACAAAGTCATGCTGGTAACCGATTTTCAGCATCTGGATAATCCGGATGATGTCATGGAACTTTTTGAATCGGCTAATCTCACCGGTGGTGATGTTTACCGTTCGAATGTGATGATGGCCTGCAACTGGCTGGTTGGTCGCGGTAAATTCCAGGATGTTGGAGAAGACGAAGATTTGTACGTTCCTCCTTCCGGTGCGCTGGCAGGTAAAATGTATACTACATTGATGTCTCAGGTAACAGCCGGTAAAAAACACGGTGGTATGAATGAGGTGGATGGTGTAGCTTTTGATCTGAAGAAAAGTGAAATCGCCAACCTGGAAAAACTCGGATTGGTTCCAATGGTAAATGAATATGGTAAAGTAATGGCGTTCTCCGCGAAGACACTTTTCAACGGAGATAACCTCGGTTTACAAACCTATTCTGTAGTGCGTGTATTCGACTACATCACCAAGGTGCTCATTGACTTCCTGAACCGCCGTGCATTTGAAAACTGGAATTCAAAAGCGGAGAAAGATCTTCGTTCACAGATCATCAAATTTCTGGACAGTGTAACCGGTCCGGATAAATTGATTGAATCGTTCAAGATCATGCGTTTCGAACAGGATCCTCAGCAAAAGGATCGTATCTATCTGGATATTCACATGACGCCATACTTCCCTGCGAAGAACTTCATGATTAAAATGGATGGTCAGAAAGGCGATGATCCTAATTCAGCGGAATGGACTGCTAAATACGATAAAGCCTGA
- a CDS encoding type VI secretion system contractile sheath small subunit, with protein sequence MFNYGIGGNEIRPDASEAIADIPKNRTLVVEKLTDEAPVKPEMVYDLKNVDEVFAHFKPKVEVELEKEDGSSTNEALSFSNLGDFGTKGITNQNQFLQDLNQKQDQYMKIIKQLKSNKSLKTILENPDTKGAFVGALLALIQEIEDAK encoded by the coding sequence ATGTTTAACTATGGAATTGGGGGCAATGAAATACGGCCCGATGCCAGCGAGGCAATTGCGGACATCCCAAAAAACCGAACACTTGTTGTAGAGAAATTAACCGACGAAGCACCGGTAAAACCTGAAATGGTTTATGATTTAAAAAATGTTGATGAAGTCTTTGCTCATTTTAAGCCAAAGGTTGAAGTTGAACTGGAAAAAGAAGATGGCAGTAGTACTAACGAAGCATTATCATTTTCCAATCTTGGGGATTTCGGTACAAAAGGAATTACCAACCAAAACCAATTTCTTCAGGATCTGAATCAGAAGCAGGATCAATACATGAAGATTATCAAGCAATTGAAATCCAACAAATCGCTCAAAACCATCCTTGAAAATCCGGATACTAAAGGCGCTTTTGTAGGTGCATTGCTTGCTTTGATCCAGGAAATTGAAGACGCTAAATAA